The sequence GATAAAGAATTAAATTTAGCTATTAAAGAGCTTACATTTCCTGTTGGCATTTGTCTCGAGGCTTCATGTCCACCATGATCGTCAGAAAAATTATCTGGAGGTAATTTAGCGTATTCTCTCTGTTCCTGAGGTTGTGCTTCGTGCATAAGAACCTCTTCAGAGTCATGATTATTTTGAGATATAAGCAGTTTTTTTTTAAATTTAGATTTGGGCATATTAATGCTCCTTGTATAAGTAAGGTCGTGAAATATTCAAAGACATTGATGCCTGCCTCGCTGGCACTGACTATCATTGACGTAATTATGTCTCCGATGGTCGCCCCGTGTAAGGTCTTATGGAACATCGCATTCTTCCTGTCTCGCACAATGATTTTCAGCATTGCTTCGATAAGATTGTTGTCCAGTTTTACTTGACCACTACAGATTACATCGAACACTGCCTGGAACAGCTGTCTTACGCTGACTGCGATCTCAACAGCCTCTTACCCTGGAACATGGCTCTAGCCAAGACGTAGTTCACCGGACGCTCACGTACGACTATCAAGATGGTAGCCGTGCAAGCACCTGTGTGAGTCATTTTCTTGCCACAGAACAAACAGTGTTTAAGGGATATCTACAAGTTGATGGTTATGCGGGTTATCAGCAGGCCAGTAATAAGCTTGTGGGCTGTTGGGCCCATGCTCGGCGTAAGTTTAAAGAAGCGATAGTGTCACAAGGAAAAAACAAAACTGGCCAAGTCAGCAAAGCTGACATGGCGCTAAATATGATAGCTAAGCTGTATCGTATAGAAACGCAGATACAATCACTGAGCCTTGAAGAGCGCTTGTACTTTAGGCGTACTCACTCACGTGCCCAGCTGGCGATTTTTAAGCAATGGCTGGAAAAATCAGCCCAACAAGTGTCAAATAAAAGTGCGCTGGGTGAAGCCATCTACTACAGCCTCAATCAATGGTCAAAACTCATTCGTTACACTGAGGATAGTCGGCTTAATATCGACAACAACCGTGCAGAACGTGCCGTAAAACCATTTGTGATAGGGCGAAAAAACTGGTTATTTAACCACAATCACCGTGGCGCTGAGGCGAGCGCTATTTTATACAGCATGATAGAAACCGCAAAAGCCAATGGCTTAACCCCGTTCGATTACATCGAACACTGCCTGAAACAGCTGTCTTACGCTGACTGCGATCTCAACAGCCTCTTACCCTGGAACATGGCTCTAGCCAAGACGTAGTTCACCGGACGCTCACGGATCAACTAAAGAATCAAGGTATTCAATCAACGGTTTGGGGGACATATTAAATACAGGTTGGTTAAGATCTCTACTGTATACAGGTTTGAGGATTAACTAACAACAAACAATGCTGACCCACATGCTCGACTGATCGATGTATGATCTAATTGCTCATAAAGTGATCATGCGTTAGCCCTGGGGGTAACACCTATGCAAGCTGATGCATCTCGACCTCGGCTAAATGTGCCTATATCAGCACAGCCAAGGGCAATATAGAGATTAATCGCGTTTATTGGCCCTACACCTTCAAGTTTTAATAACTTCTGACACTCAGGATGATCCTGAATTGACATCTCTAAACAACGGTCATAGGTTGAGACTGTTTCGGCTAATGAGGTTAATTGATTCATAGCCTCATTAAGGGCCTCTCTAAATTGAAATGACAACTTATTAGTAGCGTCTTCTAATATATCTTCAATTGAATTTGCCATACCAGAAATGCTCTTTGGCACTCTAAAGTTTAATTCAAGCAACAGGGATGCGACTTGCTTGTGAGAGGCATCCCTTTGTTTTATAGCCAATTCTCTCAATCGCTTAATTGATTGTAATTGTTGTTCAACACTTTTACCCGTTATAAAGTTCACATCTGGCAGCATTGTGGCTTGAATGACTGCTAACGCATCATTTTTATCTGTTTTTTGATTTTGCCTGACTGCCGATACTAATTTCGCTGAAATTAGGCGACCATCATGCCCCGACTCTATTGCTTTTTGTTTCCAATAATTGGATGTGCCACATGCTTCAAAAACGATTGTCGCTGGTGTTGATTCAAATAGCCAAGCTAGAAATTCATCCGGTGTCATTTCTGTATTAGACTGCACCTTTTTGTTTCTATAAACACAAACTTGAATAACATCTTTAGCCAAATCAACGCCAACGATAGTATTGCGCATGATAATACCCCCTGATTATATTTTCATTTTGATAATCATATTAACTTACTTTATTGGTGTGGGGAGTCCAATTATCTCACGATCTAACTAATCAATATCAAAAGACCTGCTGAGATAGCATTGCAACAAAGCCCCTCGACGAAAGGAGTCTTACATTAAATCCTTTAATTATCAGAAACGTGGAAGGAAGCATGTTTTTTAAGCCAAATACCCTTAATTCAATGGCAGTGATCCTGACTTTACCCCTATCTTACGTCATTATTTTAAAGCGTTGCGCCACTCGTCCAAGCTATAATGAACACTTACCGTTGGATAACGCAGACTATCAAAAGGACCAGAACTAACTTGCGAAAAAGAAACTTTTTGGGTTTCTCTTTTTGCTGGTTGAACACTTATGTGGCCTCTGCATTCTCTGAGGTTCCCTGGTACTATATACTCCATTATAACAGAACCGCTTGCACTGCTAGTTGAAGGCTCATCTCGCATCTTTAGGTCATCAACCTGGCTAATTTTAATATGTTGGCCCATATTTGTCATTAGTCTTCCCATTTCTTCTCCGCGCTCATTATAAACGACGACGCCACCTGCTTTGACTGTATGTTGCTCCTGATAAGTGATCGTTGGGTTTGTGGAAGCGGAGGTGGAAGAGGAAGCTAGCTGCTGATTGGCATCATCCATTGCAATAGCGGACCTATGGTGACTCGTTATTGCTTGCCTAGCAGATGGGTTACTCGGTCCACCGTTAGTAATAGCTTGTTGCCGTCGGGGACCATTCACAGCTCTACCAGATTGAGACGATTGTGCTTTCAACTCTCGCTGTTGTCTCTGAGCAAGCCCCGCCTGATATCTTTGAGCTTGCTCCGCCTGATATATTTCTTGATCTCGCCTTTGATGCTCAATCCTCGCACATTCGGACTCTCTCTCTTGTCTTATAGTGTTTTTTCTATTTGCTTCCTGAGTATACTCATTACGTCTTCTCTGAGTGTACTCCTGATCCATTTGTTCGGAGCCCAGAGCTCTTTCCTTATCTTCCACTACTTTTGATTCATGTTTAGCTATTGCCTGTTTTAAAATATCTGCCTGTTTATGAGGGTTACCGTAATAGGTGCTCGCATCATCGACTGCTTTTTCCGCGCCTGAACCAGTCAAGCCTCGCTCTTTTAAAGCCTGTAATTGGTTTCGTTTATCAGTCTCCCTTTTAATATTTTCAATACGCAAATCATCCAGTCTTTTTGCTTTTTGATTAATCATCTCTTCCATCTTGGTACGAGACAGAAAAATAGGTGGTAGCTTAGTTTCTAGTTCCAGACTTTTAAAAAGTGGCAGTGGCCTTTCTAGGTCTTGTTTTATTATTGGTTTGAGGTTTTTTTCTCCTAAGACAAACTGACTTAAAAACCTTGGTTTTCTATAGTAGTCTAAGAAACCCCTCTTGGCTTCCTTTGGTATCGAACGTAATAAGTATCGGGATGCTGGTGCATGACTTTGTTGGTAAACCATTCCAAGTGAATATTTTGTTAAATTCTGAGGATCACTGACAAACTGACCTAATAGACGAGTCATGTTATCGCGCATTTCTGTATCTTTTTCTTCTAAGGTACTGTTAATCAAACAATCAAAAACAGTTTTCTCATCACTAACACCTTGATGGCGCGATTGATTAAGAACTGAAGAGACTTCATCACGATAACCCTTTTCTAAAGCGTCACTAAGAACCTTTAAACCATAAAGTCTTAGCTCTTTTAACGCGGGACCTTGCTCTGGAAGATCAGAGGAATATTTAGACGATAGCATCGCATTGCGCATAGTTTGTTGGAAAACTTGTTTTTCTTCATCCGTAAGTGAACTATCCGAATGTGAGCTCAACGTTTCCTCAAAATACTGTAAGTTATCTCTGACTATAAAAGTTGTTTGTGCTCCTTTATTGAGTGTTCTAGCTCGGCTGATGGTTTCTGTTTTATGTTCTTTTGCAGCTATTCTCTTCCGCACACTGCTTGCTGAATTGTTGACAGTAGCTGATGCAGGAGAGCGGCCGTCTCTGTTATTACTCTCAGTACTATTTTTCCGAGAGAGTGGTTCAGAAGACGTAGTTTCTGGGTCGTCATTCTCTTTTGCAAACAGATTATGAAAGTAGTCTATATCCTTATCGGCTTCAGTGGCACTTTGTTCTTTGTTTAATAAACCTCTATGTTCAAATTGCTGATTGCCAAGGGGATAAGGTGTCATACCCGCATTTTGCCGTTTGAGCTTCTCAAGAAATTTATCCAGTGGCGTGCTGCTGTCATGAGGCATCACTTCCTCTTTCATAACGTCCGCCACAAAATCTATTGTCGCCTGAGTAAAGCCTACGCCTCCAGATTGTTGACGTCTGACTATCTCTCCTAGTGCTTTTTGATAAAGGTCGCGATCTTTATCACCAATCATTTGATTTTCTTTTATTATAATCAATATTTCACGAAGTTCTCCTCGGTCGGTACGTGTTAGTTTCTGCTTACTCACTGCCTTAATGAGCTCTTTTACTTTTTTATCTTTCTTTCCTCCTTTATCAGAAACATACTTAGCTTCAACCGCTGTCAGCCCTTTTTCAATTATTGCAAAATCATCATTGTCGAGTTCTTCCTCATCGCATAGCCTAAGCGCGTCATCAACATACCCACGCGTTGTAGCATTGAGGTACTTCTTCCCCGACGTCTGCAACACTTTTTGGTATAGCCTCTCTACAGCGCCATCAGGTACAGCGCCATTTGAATCATCTAACTGCGGGAATTCATTTTTCAACTCTTGCCATAAGTTATCAAGATTGGGGTGTTCTTTCCCATATTCATCCATTTTGATCTGAACGGAAGCTAAAATCCCCTTTGTAGTAAGAAATTCATTATTACGTAAGCTATAGAAATGTCCAAAATTTCGTACACCACTCGTCCCCATTTCCAATGGTGCTTCTTGAACAATATCCAATTGCGTTCTTGCCTCAACACGACTTATGCCCAGCTGACCCGTGCCTTGATATTCACTCAGGCTATACACGTTAGTCCTTGGCAGAATGGGGGCATCCTCGTTTACCCCTGATTGATGACCAATATAAGTGGTATTCTTATATCCTTCACATAGCGCATATAACACTTTTTTTTGTTGAATGCGGTTTAAATGATTTTCCTCGCTCACCATATCATTCAAGAAGTAAACCTTAACACCTTGATCGTTTTTATAGTTTTCCCAGTATGTTCTATCTTCAATGCTGATTTGACTACCTATGATACAAATATCTAATTTATCACCTCCAATCCTACCAAGCTGCTGTTGGACTTTAGGATCATTATTACTTCTCGCCTCCCTCAGACTATCTACCATGGATTTTAATGCCTGAGGATTGGTCGTATGACGGTATTCTCTTGGGTCCCATGTTTGGGAAGACTCACGAATATTAATGTTAAGTATAGCCAAACTGTTTTTACGTTTTTTATCGTTGCTAATAATTGGGGAATCTATGCCTTTACTGCTTAAATATCTCTTAATATTTACATCTGTCCCAATATCATCTTCAAACACCTCCTGTACTCGCTGACGGACCTCTGGGTTTGTCAGCACATTGTCAAAGCTTTTGTAGTGAGTTTTGTTTATGTCGCCTACACTTCCCTTAATTTCTAACCTTTCTGCGTTAGTACAGAAGACATAGTCTCTGCCTTCCTTGAACTGAGGGATTCCGGTCAGATGTTGTTTAATGGCGTTAACATTACGATTGAATCCCTTTTCTTCATCATTTTTAGGGTCATTAAAATATTCAAAAGAGGTTAATGGTCGCTTCTCCGCGCTAAGAAATATAGAATATTTGTAGTTATTCATATCGCCGCGCGCACTAGGATGATAGGGCACGAAAGGCCTATTTGTATCTTTACACTGTTCTTTAAACTCTTTTATGGCATCTCGCCCACTTGTTAAATCAAACCAGCTATTTTTTTTCTCATTTTCTTTAGCTTTAGAGTCAAAGTATTCAAGCTCATCCGTACCTTTAGCAAACAGACCATCTTGTTCTTCATAATAAATTTTTGCCTGTAAACCACCAACTAGTTGTTTCACCTTCTTCGCGGCTAATTTTTCCTTTGGCCCCAGCTCCGCTTTATTAAACATTTCAAGAGCAATAAAGTATTCTGTTCGGCATTCATTAAATGGCTCCAGCGCGCCTTTAACATCGAGTAAGCCGATGGCTTTGGGGGCTGTACGATAGTTGTCAATAAATTCTACCAGCGCTTGGGTCTTCTCTGGTGCTACTGTGGCCAGGTAGTTCTTTACAAGTTCGTATCCCTCGCCGGTGTTTTTTCCTCCTGACTGTGCTGAGGCTCCAGTGAGCTCATCTTTAGGGTTTGAGGGTATTTCATCAGTAAGTTCAGGACTTCGATGCCTAGAGTTAATTTTTCCATGTTTAGAAATGGCACCCGTAGATGCATCAGGAACGGTACTCGTAAATGAAGCTCTTGGTCGAACAGTTTGTAAGGATACATAAGGGGGGGCCCGCCTCTGGGTATCTTCGAGATGAACAATCGGTGATTCAAGACCATCACCCTTCGTGGATGTCAATTTACTTTTGGATTTAGGCAAACTTTTATGTACTGGCATCATAAACCTCTAATGTATCACCAACCTTTCTACTTTTGGCTAGCATATTATATAATAGTATATTGTCTAACTATAAAATGAAGCACAAACAGCAAAAGATCAAGGCGCAAAGATATCATAGAAAACCCCTCTGTCAGGATGATATAGCCGAACTAATTCCATGTCATCACCACAAAACGCACAAACCAATGTGAGCTTACGAGAGCATAGTGCAACTTCTCAAATTTAATCTGATTTAATAAATAACAGATTAAATTTGAGGTTCACTTAATGGATATTCCTGAGTCACTGTCCACGCTCGCTGCTGATTTCAATACTTGGCGTAAACAAAAAGCAAAAATCAGCACCCCGGTGCCTGATAGCTTGCGTCAGCGGGCAATTTCGTTACTCGACTACCATCAAACTGGCCAAGTCACTGCAGCACTGCGTATTACCACGCTTCAGCTTACTCAGTGGCGGCTGGCACTCCAGCTCGATGACCCCACCTCTTTTGTTGAAATAACGTCCCAAGCCTTTACCCCACAGCCGTCGGTTAGTCTTGAGCTTTGTTTTGTCTCCGGTGAGCAAATGAGCCTGCACGGCATCAATAATCAGACCCTGCTCTCTATCATTGGGGCACTTAAATCATGATACACCTCACCGCTAACACCAAAATATTCATTGCGACAGAGCCCGCTGATTTCCGTAAAGGCATCGATGGCCTGTCTGCTGTGTGTCGTCTGCAACTTGCCAAAGACCCTCGCTCTGGCACCGTGTTTGTGTTTATCAATCGCAGTAAAACCATGATACGGGCGTTAACCTATGATGGTACTGGCTTCTGGCTAATGACCAAGCGTCTATCCACCGGCAAGTTCAAGCGCTGGCCGCGGTCAACTATCCCTGTCACTGCCATGGTGGCCACCCAGCTACGTCAGTTGCTCAGTGGTGGTGTACCGCAGACTTTCATCGGGAAATAATGGATGCTTGAACTTTTATTTAATCGGATCATACTCTCGTCAATTGTTTCTATTACACCCAGTGTCATCGGAGTACCGCGTCTGTGAGCCAACCCTTTACTGACATCGACAGCAAAGCACTTGAGGCGTTAATCGCCCGAGTGACTGAAGCCAAAGATAATCACTTAGCGCTGAGTGCTTCAGACTGCCAGTTGCTGCTCAATGCCTTGGTAACGCTGTCTACCATGCAGTCTCGCTTAGCGAACCATGATGTGACAGTGCATAAATTACGTAAGTTGTTGGGCATAGAAAAATCGTCTGAGGGTCTCGGTAAGCTGCTGAAGAAAAGTAAGGCTGAGCAACAGCGGAAAAAGAAAAAAGGGCCCTCATCGAAGGGAGAGGACTTCACTCCCACAAAGCCCAAGGTGGTCATGCACTCTCATGCTGACCTGGCTAAAGGCGCACTCTGCCCTGAGTGTCAAATTGGCAGGATGTACAAGAGAGAGCCTGGAAGTCTGCTGCGTATCACCGGGCAAAGCCCGTTCACGCCAGAGCAGCATGTGATGGAGCGTTTACGCTGTAATGCTTGTGGCGCCTATGCCACAGCACCACTGCCTGCTGAAGTACTCAGTGATGGTGATAGCAATCAGAAATACGGTTACTCAGCTCGGGCCTTGATGGCCATTTACAAATACTTTGCCGGACTGCCTTTTTATCGTCAGGGCAGTATCCAAAAACTGCTGGGGGTGAACATCACGGCCTCAACCGTGTTTGACCAGGTGGAGTATGTGGCCAATGACATTTATCCGGTGTATCAAGCGTTAGTTAACTTGGCGGCGGATGCGGTCCACTATTATCTTGATGACACCACTCACCGTATTTTGGATGCTAAGCCGATAGAGAAAAAGGCGCGTAACAGTGACAAAATGAAAAGCCGGTGTGGGGTTTATACCTCAGGCATCATCGCCACGACCCTTGAGCATCACTCCATCGTGTTGTTTGAAACCAACATAGGTCATGCTGGTGAGTTTATCGACAGCATCTTGCAACATCGTCATAAGAATAGCCCTAAGCCCATCATCATGAGCGATGCACTCAGCAGTAACCGGCCCACAGTGAGAGTGGTTATCGGCTCACTGTGTAACAGCCATGCCAGACGGCAATTTGTGGATGTGATAACGCATTTCCCAGATGAAGTTGAACATATCCTGACGCGCTATGCTGAGATTTGGGTCAATGATGCACACACCCTAGAGCAGCAGATGCTACCCAGTGCCAGACAGGCTTACCATCAACAGCACTCCTTACCTATCATGGAAGAAATCAAGCTGTGGGGTGAAGAGCATTTAAGCTCTGGTAAGGTGGAGTCGAATAGCAGCTTGGGCTGCGCCTTGCGCTATTTTATCAAGCACTATGAAGGCTTGAGCTGTTTTTGTACCTTTGATGGGGTCAAGTTGGACAATAACCTTATCGAAGCGATGCTAAAAATCATTGTGCGAGACAGAAAGAATGCGATGTTCCATAAGACCTTACACGGGGCGACCATCGGAGACATCATTACGTCAATGATAGCAAGTGCCAGCGAGGCGGGCATCAATGTCTTTGAATATTTCACGACCTTGCAGCGAGAAAAGGTGCAGGTCAGAGCCAACCCAGAACGTTACCTCCCCTGGAACTATTTGGACCAGCCGGGCTCACTCGTAAACTAACTTAACCTAAAATCATCAGTCAGGGCTCACCGCCCTAGCTAGTCATGCCTGAAGAAAAGTCCAATGTCACGCTATGCTCTCGTAAGCTCACGACTAATATCTATAGCCACAAAAGCCTAGAAAAAGCTTAAACCGTGCTACACCAAGCCTTCCAAGAGGAAATTCCTAGGTAGAATAAAAAAGGCCCCGTAAAGGTAATGCCGGTAAGTTAAGCTTACTGGCATTTTTTATTTCTGGCATATTTCTGTGGTCTGCGCTTGACCGTTCTAGGAAAAGACCGAGTTCGTCGGGGCTCTAAAATCAGGCTTTCAGCCATTTCATAGAAATATTTAAGCTGACGAGGAATTGCACCTGGTGTCGAGTAGGGCAAACCCACTAATAGCCTCAATATATGAGCCAAAGAACCATTAAAACTCAACTGATAAGGGAGATAATCACCTTTGAGTTGATGGCACATTTTCACCATCTGATAACGCACTAGATTATAGGTGAGTAAAATCCCCCACAACTCCTGTTTTACAAGCTCTGGCAATCGACTTCTCAACGTTAAACGATTACCTAGCATGTATTGTTTTTGCTCTCGATAACCTAATTCTATTTCCCATCGATGCACGTATAAATCAGCTATGTCTGCAACGGGATAACGCATGGGATCTATCATTGATGTCAAAACCGAGTATTCCTTGCCATTAACCTTTCGACTTATGAGTCGTACTTCCAGCTCATTAGGCAGTTCTGGCCATCGTTTTCTAGCATGTGGATTACTTTTTAATTGGACTATTTTATCGTTGCGCCCCAAGCTGCGAAGCACCTCATATTGGACATTTTTTTTCAAAGGAATCAACCAGTGTCGCTCGTTACCAGTGGATTGCCACTGATAAAGTAGCCCTAGCGAATAAAAACCTCGGTCAAATAATGTCAGGCTATTATCCGGTGTGGAGTCGATGAGCTTTTCGGCCAAAATCATCTCATTAACGGCGTAATCATCGAAAGCACTGGCGGTAATAAGATGGCTACTCAATTCCATTTGGCAGACCATACGAACTTGAGGATATTGAGTCTCT is a genomic window of Shewanella psychrophila containing:
- the tnpB gene encoding IS66 family insertion sequence element accessory protein TnpB (TnpB, as the term is used for proteins encoded by IS66 family insertion elements, is considered an accessory protein, since TnpC, encoded by a neighboring gene, is a DDE family transposase.); translation: MIHLTANTKIFIATEPADFRKGIDGLSAVCRLQLAKDPRSGTVFVFINRSKTMIRALTYDGTGFWLMTKRLSTGKFKRWPRSTIPVTAMVATQLRQLLSGGVPQTFIGK
- a CDS encoding IS66 family transposase encodes the protein MSQPFTDIDSKALEALIARVTEAKDNHLALSASDCQLLLNALVTLSTMQSRLANHDVTVHKLRKLLGIEKSSEGLGKLLKKSKAEQQRKKKKGPSSKGEDFTPTKPKVVMHSHADLAKGALCPECQIGRMYKREPGSLLRITGQSPFTPEQHVMERLRCNACGAYATAPLPAEVLSDGDSNQKYGYSARALMAIYKYFAGLPFYRQGSIQKLLGVNITASTVFDQVEYVANDIYPVYQALVNLAADAVHYYLDDTTHRILDAKPIEKKARNSDKMKSRCGVYTSGIIATTLEHHSIVLFETNIGHAGEFIDSILQHRHKNSPKPIIMSDALSSNRPTVRVVIGSLCNSHARRQFVDVITHFPDEVEHILTRYAEIWVNDAHTLEQQMLPSARQAYHQQHSLPIMEEIKLWGEEHLSSGKVESNSSLGCALRYFIKHYEGLSCFCTFDGVKLDNNLIEAMLKIIVRDRKNAMFHKTLHGATIGDIITSMIASASEAGINVFEYFTTLQREKVQVRANPERYLPWNYLDQPGSLVN
- the tnpC gene encoding IS66 family transposase; this encodes MEHGSSQDVVHRTLTYDYQDGSRASTCVSHFLATEQTVFKGYLQVDGYAGYQQASNKLVGCWAHARRKFKEAIVSQGKNKTGQVSKADMALNMIAKLYRIETQIQSLSLEERLYFRRTHSRAQLAIFKQWLEKSAQQVSNKSALGEAIYYSLNQWSKLIRYTEDSRLNIDNNRAERAVKPFVIGRKNWLFNHNHRGAEASAILYSMIETAKANGLTPFDYIEHCLKQLSYADCDLNSLLPWNMALAKT
- a CDS encoding IS4 family transposase — encoded protein: MQVSQAFDMINQLKPHQVETLADLLPLELIEEAYSLTETVTIRKRKLTLESMAWLIIGMAIYNDKSMAHIINMLDIVDREGKPFVAPSALTQRRKNLGEAAMKALFECTQAHWNREALHPNWNGLTLLGVDGVVWRAEDTPDNAEAFSRQKETQYPQVRMVCQMELSSHLITASAFDDYAVNEMILAEKLIDSTPDNSLTLFDRGFYSLGLLYQWQSTGNERHWLIPLKKNVQYEVLRSLGRNDKIVQLKSNPHARKRWPELPNELEVRLISRKVNGKEYSVLTSMIDPMRYPVADIADLYVHRWEIELGYREQKQYMLGNRLTLRSRLPELVKQELWGILLTYNLVRYQMVKMCHQLKGDYLPYQLSFNGSLAHILRLLVGLPYSTPGAIPRQLKYFYEMAESLILEPRRTRSFPRTVKRRPQKYARNKKCQ